The Papio anubis isolate 15944 chromosome 1, Panubis1.0, whole genome shotgun sequence genome window below encodes:
- the RIMS3 gene encoding regulating synaptic membrane exocytosis protein 3 isoform X2, which translates to MFNGEPGPASSGASRNVVRSSSISGEICGSQQAGGGAGTSTAKKRRSSLGAKMVAIVGLTQWSKSTLQLPQPGATKKLRSNIRRSTETGIAVEMRSRVTRQGSRESTDGSTNSNSSDGTFIFPTTRLGAESQFSDFLDGLGPAQIVGRQTLATPPMGDVHIAIMDRSGQLEVEVIEARGLTPKPGSKSLPATYIKVYLLENGACLAKKKTKMTKKTCDPLYQQALLFDEGPQGKVLQVIVWGDYGRMDHKCFMGMAQIMLDELDLSAVVTGWYKLFPTSSVADSTLGSLTRRLSQSSLESATSPSCS; encoded by the exons ATGTTTAACGGGGAGCCAGGTCCTGCCTCGTCTGGGGCCTCCAGGAACGTGGTGCGGAGCTCCAGCATTAGCGGTGAAATCTGCGGATCCCAGCAAGCTGGGGGCGGAGCTGGGACCAGCACTGCCAAGAAGCGGAGGAGCAGCCTGGGTGCCAAGATGGTGGCCATCGTGGGCCTGACTCAGTGGAGCAAGAGCACACTCCAGCTTCCGCAGCCTG GGGCCACCAAGAAGCTGCGCAGCAACATCCGCCGGAGCACGGAGACGGGCATCGCGGTGGAGATGCGGAGCCGGGTCACGCGCCAGGGCAGCCGGGAATCCACCGACGGAAGCACCAACAGCAACAGCTCCGACGGCAC GTTCATCTTCCCCACCACCCGTCTGGGGGCTGAAAGCCAGTTCAGCGATTTCCTGGATGGGCTGGGACCAGCTCAGATTGTGGGGCGACAGACACTGGCAACACCACCCATGG GAGACGTGCACATTGCCATCATGGACCGCAGTGGCCAGCTGGAGGTGGAAGTGATTGAAGCTCGGGGCCTGACCCCCAAACCAGGCTCCAAATCCCTCCCAG CCACCTATATCAAGGTTTACCTGCTGGAGAATGGGGCCTGCTTGGCCAAGAAGAAGACAAAGATGACCAAGAAGACCTGTGATCCCCTGTACCAGCAGGCTCTGCTCTTTGACGAGGGACCCCAGGGCAAGGTGCTGCAG GTGATTGTCTGGGGAGACTATGGCCGCATGGACCACAAGTGCTTCATGGGCATGGCCCAGATCATGCTGGACGAGCTGGACCTGAGCGCCGTGGTCACCGGCTGGTACAAACTCTTCCCCACCTCCTCAGTGGCAGACTCCACACTCGGATCCCTCACGAGGCGCCTGTCCCAGTCTTCCCTGGAGAGTGCCACCAGCCCCTCATGCTCTTAA
- the RIMS3 gene encoding regulating synaptic membrane exocytosis protein 3 isoform X1 translates to MFNGEPGPASSGASRNVVRSSSISGEICGSQQAGGGAGTSTAKKRRSSLGAKMVAIVGLTQWSKSTLQLPQPEGATKKLRSNIRRSTETGIAVEMRSRVTRQGSRESTDGSTNSNSSDGTFIFPTTRLGAESQFSDFLDGLGPAQIVGRQTLATPPMGDVHIAIMDRSGQLEVEVIEARGLTPKPGSKSLPATYIKVYLLENGACLAKKKTKMTKKTCDPLYQQALLFDEGPQGKVLQVIVWGDYGRMDHKCFMGMAQIMLDELDLSAVVTGWYKLFPTSSVADSTLGSLTRRLSQSSLESATSPSCS, encoded by the exons ATGTTTAACGGGGAGCCAGGTCCTGCCTCGTCTGGGGCCTCCAGGAACGTGGTGCGGAGCTCCAGCATTAGCGGTGAAATCTGCGGATCCCAGCAAGCTGGGGGCGGAGCTGGGACCAGCACTGCCAAGAAGCGGAGGAGCAGCCTGGGTGCCAAGATGGTGGCCATCGTGGGCCTGACTCAGTGGAGCAAGAGCACACTCCAGCTTCCGCAGCCTG AAGGGGCCACCAAGAAGCTGCGCAGCAACATCCGCCGGAGCACGGAGACGGGCATCGCGGTGGAGATGCGGAGCCGGGTCACGCGCCAGGGCAGCCGGGAATCCACCGACGGAAGCACCAACAGCAACAGCTCCGACGGCAC GTTCATCTTCCCCACCACCCGTCTGGGGGCTGAAAGCCAGTTCAGCGATTTCCTGGATGGGCTGGGACCAGCTCAGATTGTGGGGCGACAGACACTGGCAACACCACCCATGG GAGACGTGCACATTGCCATCATGGACCGCAGTGGCCAGCTGGAGGTGGAAGTGATTGAAGCTCGGGGCCTGACCCCCAAACCAGGCTCCAAATCCCTCCCAG CCACCTATATCAAGGTTTACCTGCTGGAGAATGGGGCCTGCTTGGCCAAGAAGAAGACAAAGATGACCAAGAAGACCTGTGATCCCCTGTACCAGCAGGCTCTGCTCTTTGACGAGGGACCCCAGGGCAAGGTGCTGCAG GTGATTGTCTGGGGAGACTATGGCCGCATGGACCACAAGTGCTTCATGGGCATGGCCCAGATCATGCTGGACGAGCTGGACCTGAGCGCCGTGGTCACCGGCTGGTACAAACTCTTCCCCACCTCCTCAGTGGCAGACTCCACACTCGGATCCCTCACGAGGCGCCTGTCCCAGTCTTCCCTGGAGAGTGCCACCAGCCCCTCATGCTCTTAA